In Herpetosiphonaceae bacterium, the following are encoded in one genomic region:
- a CDS encoding response regulator has product MSFTNQTPCRVLVVEDDESIVEMVQMLLEMSGYAVIAAEDGVAAVQHLHVASALPHVILLDLQMPRMDGRTFLAAQRSNPQWSAIPVIILSASYDTNVVQQELDVQASICKPFDPARLLDLVAHFCP; this is encoded by the coding sequence ATGTCCTTCACAAACCAAACACCCTGCCGCGTTCTTGTCGTGGAGGACGATGAATCGATCGTGGAGATGGTTCAGATGCTCTTGGAGATGAGCGGCTACGCGGTTATCGCAGCGGAGGATGGCGTAGCAGCCGTCCAACACCTGCACGTAGCCTCGGCGCTACCCCATGTCATTCTGCTCGATCTTCAGATGCCGCGCATGGATGGTCGCACATTTCTCGCGGCTCAGCGGTCCAACCCGCAGTGGTCTGCTATTCCCGTGATCATCCTGTCGGCCAGCTACGATACTAACGTCGTGCAGCAGGAGCTAGACGTTCAGGCGTCAATTTGCAAGCCGTTCGACCCGGCGCGGCTGCTCGATCTTGTCGCCCACTTCTGCCCATGA